The following is a genomic window from Caproiciproducens sp. CPB-2.
CCGAAGAGGCGATGGAGAACAACGCCAAGCTGTCCCGCGCGATGGTAAACCTGTTTGCCACGGCGGAGCAATACCCGGACCTGAAGGCAAACCAGAATTTTCTGGACCTGCAGGGTCAGCTGAAGGACATTGAAAGCAAAATTGCTTTCGCCCGTCAGTTTTATAACGACACCGCAATGAAATACAACGAGTACGTCATGCATTTCCCGTCCAATATCATTGCTTCCCTGTTCCATTTCGGACAGAAAAAATACTTTGAGATCGAGGAAGCCGATAAAGCCGTACCACAGGTGAAATTCTGATTTTCGGCGAACGAAGGGAGCATACAGATTGGCCAAAAAGCTTTTTGGCGGGATGGCTGCGGCCGTCGCCGCTATCCTATTGATTCTTTTTATCATCGGCGCCGGCGGTTACAAGCACGGCGCAAAGCA
Proteins encoded in this region:
- a CDS encoding LemA family protein yields the protein MDWITFGIIAAVILILVFWVTGMYNKLVSFSVRVDNGWAQVDVQLKKRFDLIPNLVETVKGYASHEKSTLEEVTKWRSAAMSSKTPEEAMENNAKLSRAMVNLFATAEQYPDLKANQNFLDLQGQLKDIESKIAFARQFYNDTAMKYNEYVMHFPSNIIASLFHFGQKKYFEIEEADKAVPQVKF